In Candidatus Bathyarchaeia archaeon, the genomic stretch AGGGGTGCTCCTGTAACCGGGTATACAAGGATATCTGATGAACCTATATCTCTGCATAGCCAAATATATAATCCGAACATCGTTGTCGTCGTCGACCCTACGCTTATCGGCAGGGTTAATGTTACTGCTGGACTCGCCCCGAAAGGGTTTGTTGTAGCTAACTCTGAGAGAAAACCGGGGGAGCTTAAGGAGATCTTAGGTATTAAGGATGCTGGAGTTTACGCTGTTAATGCGACAAGAATAGCTCTGGAGATTCTCGGAAGACCAATATATAACACAGCCATGCTTGGAGCGCTTCTGAAGGCGGCTCCCTTAACCACAATGAATTCGCTATTAAAAGTCATATCTGAGAGGTTTCCCGGAGCCGTTGGCGAAAAAAACATAGCGGTTATAAAGAGGGCTTATGAGGAGGCGGTAGGAGTTGAGTGAAAAGAAGCTTGGATGGAAGTCTCTCTCGATCGGCGGATATCTGCTTGAACCCGGTTCCGCCATGAAATATAAAACTGGCGACTGGAGAGCCTTTAAGCCAGTTATAGACCAGAAAAAATGCATAAACTGCCTTCTATGCTGGATTTACTGTCCAGACTCTGCGATAATTAGGCTTGAAAAATATGTTGAAGTAAACTACGATTACTGTAAAGGCTGCGGCATCTGCGCAAATGAGTGCCCAGTAAAATGTATAACCATGGTTGAGGAGGAGAGGTGATAATTAGATGGGTAAGGTGACGGGGTTAACTGGCAACGAGGCAATAGCTTACGCCGTTAAACAGTGCAACGTTGATGTTGTGGCAGCCTACCCAATTACGCCACAGACCATAATGGTTGAAGTGATAAGCGAATACGTTTACAACGGCGAAATCGACGCGGAATACGTGTGCGTTGAATCAGAGCACTCCGCCCTATCCGCGTGCATCGGTGCAAGCCTAACTGGCGCAAGAGTTTTCACGGCAACAGCGAGCCAAGGCTTAGCCCTAATGCACGAGATTCTTTATGTTGCTTCTGGCTTAAGGTGCCCTATAGTTATGGGCGTCGCAAACAGGGCGCTTTCAGCGCCGCTTAATATTCATGGCGACCACTCTGATATGATGGGGTCTAGAGACTGCGGTTGGATACAGATATATGCTGAGAGCCCTCAGGAGGCGTATGACTGGATTATTCAGGCGTTTAAGATAGCAGAGGATCACAGGGTGCTGCTTCCAGTAAGTGTAAATATTGACGGGTTCATACTTTCCCATTCGATGGAGAGGGTTGAGATTCTAGAGGATGGAGATGTCTCCAAATTTCTTCCACCTAGGAAACCATTTATAACTATTGATCCAACTAAGCCAATAACTGTTGGGGCGCTATGCCTTCCAGACTACTATTTCGAAGTAAAGTTCCAGCAAATACAAGCCTTAAAAGAATCTTTTAATGTTATACGTGAAGTTAACGCGGAGTATGAGACTTTAGCTGAAAGAAAGTATGGTTTCCTAGAAACTTATGCTATGGACGATGCTGAAGCCGCGATAATATGTCTTGGAAGCACGGCTGGAACAGCTAAAGCCGTTGCAATGGATCTTAGAAGCAAAGGGAAAAAGGTTGGCGTAATAAAGCCGTGGGTTTACAGGCCGTTTCCGGAAGAAGAGTTAATTAAGGCTGTTGGAGACGTTAAGGCCATAGCTGTCCTCGATAGAGCGTGCAGTTTCGGCGCGCCTTTCAACGCACTGTGCAGCGATATTATAGCGACGCTTTATCGCCATGGGAAAGATTTAAGGGTCTTCAACTGCCTATATGGTTTGGGTGGAAGGGACATTACGCCAAACGATTTAAAAATCATTTTTGAAGAGGCGCTCGAGGTTGCCAAGACTGGGAAAGTAAAAGAATATGTAAAGTATGTGGGGGTGAGGGAGTAGAATGGTTAGGCTTCAGGATTTGCCCGTTGAGGAATTGTTCACGTCCGGCCACAGGCTGTGTGCCGGATGCGGTGCCGGAACAGTGATGAGGATGACTATGAAGGCTCTTCGCGGACCAACGGTTGTGGTGAACGCTACTGGCTGCGTTGAGGTTGCATCAACAATATATCCGTACACCTCTTGGAAGGTTTCATGGGTTCATATCGCTTTCGAGAACGCTGCCGCA encodes the following:
- the porA gene encoding pyruvate ferredoxin oxidoreductase, with amino-acid sequence MGKVTGLTGNEAIAYAVKQCNVDVVAAYPITPQTIMVEVISEYVYNGEIDAEYVCVESEHSALSACIGASLTGARVFTATASQGLALMHEILYVASGLRCPIVMGVANRALSAPLNIHGDHSDMMGSRDCGWIQIYAESPQEAYDWIIQAFKIAEDHRVLLPVSVNIDGFILSHSMERVEILEDGDVSKFLPPRKPFITIDPTKPITVGALCLPDYYFEVKFQQIQALKESFNVIREVNAEYETLAERKYGFLETYAMDDAEAAIICLGSTAGTAKAVAMDLRSKGKKVGVIKPWVYRPFPEEELIKAVGDVKAIAVLDRACSFGAPFNALCSDIIATLYRHGKDLRVFNCLYGLGGRDITPNDLKIIFEEALEVAKTGKVKEYVKYVGVRE
- a CDS encoding 2-oxoacid:acceptor oxidoreductase family protein, encoding MLIEVRWHGRGGQGVVTVSRLLAQAALLDGKYVQAFPEFGPERRGAPVTGYTRISDEPISLHSQIYNPNIVVVVDPTLIGRVNVTAGLAPKGFVVANSERKPGELKEILGIKDAGVYAVNATRIALEILGRPIYNTAMLGALLKAAPLTTMNSLLKVISERFPGAVGEKNIAVIKRAYEEAVGVE
- the porD gene encoding pyruvate synthase subunit PorD gives rise to the protein MSEKKLGWKSLSIGGYLLEPGSAMKYKTGDWRAFKPVIDQKKCINCLLCWIYCPDSAIIRLEKYVEVNYDYCKGCGICANECPVKCITMVEEER